GGTTGGTTTCAATTGATTGATTATTCTCTTCATTATggatctcattttctttcctcttagtGGCTTGGTAATCTTTGACTGAATGTCAGATATTATTAATTTTACTCTGATTGGTGCTGGATATTTTTGTACTCCCATAAATCTTCTTGAGCCTTGTTCTGGGATGTAGTTAGGTTACTTGGAAACAGATCTTTTCAGAtcttttttttatgatttcttaGATGGGTTCAGAGAAATGCTCAGCCTGGGATTGATTATTCTCCATTACTGAAACAAGACCTTCCTGAgtacttgttttagtttccttgactgctcaagcaaataccatgcaatgggttggtataaacaatgggaatttattagctcatggttttgaggctaagaaaaatccaaatcaaggcgtcatcaagaTGCTGCTGCTCTCTTCCTCGGTGCTGCCGACTGAGGTGGCCGCCATCTCTGACCCGGCATCATGGCTGCTCTCAGACCCCTAGTGAAGCCGAAGATCGTCAAAAAGAGGACCAGGAAGGTCATCAGGCACAAGTCAGACAGATATGTCAAAATTAAGTGTAACTGGTGGAAACCCAGAGGCATTGACAACAGGGTGTGGAGAAGATTCAAGGGCCAGATCTTGATGCCCACCATCAGTTATGGGAGCAACAAGAAAATGAAGCACGTGCTGCCCAGCGTCTTCCGAAAGTTCCTGGTCCACAATGTCAAGGAGCTGGAAGTGCTGCTGATGTGCAACAAATCTTACTGTGCTGAGATTGCTCACAACGTTTCTTCCAAGAACTGCAAAGCCATCGTGGAAAGAGCAGCCCAGCTGGCCATTAGAGTCACCAATCCCAATGCCCGGCTACGCAGCGAAGACAATGAATAGGCAgcttattttcaagttttatttgtatgaaataaaaccataaaaagttaaaaaaaaaaaaaaaaggtgatgctttctttccaaaggctggcattctggggctggctgccggtgattcttggtcctgggctcctctgtcacatggcaatgaacatggtggcctcttctggccttttccttctcttcacaaTTCCATTGACCTTCAACGTcttgctccccatggctttctttccatctgaatttcattctgcttataaagggatCTAATAgtaagattaagacccaacctgattggggtgggtcacaccttcactgaagtaagCTCATCAAAGGACCtgcttacaataggttcacactcacaggaacggattaagtttaagaacatacttttctggggttcacagcTCTAGACCTCCATAGTACTTTACCAAATGTCCTGTGATTTTTCAGTCCAGCTGGTAGGAACTGGCTCTGCTCCCAGTCCATTGAGATAGCCAGGTGCTGTTTGTTCTCTCTAATATTTTCTAATAGTCTCTCCTTAGCCTTGAGTAGTTTTCTCCTAAGCACACAATGCTCAGTGCTGCATTTAATTCTCAAGGAGGGCCCAGATTCCTGGGGAGCTCTCTGTGCGGCTCTCTCCTCTCCAGTAATTCTATTCTTTGAACTGTAACTGCCTTGGACTCCCCAGACTCTCAGCTGCTTCTCAATTCAGGTAATCTTCTGGGTTCCACCTGGATTCACCTGTCCTGCTCTGCTGCTTGGAAACTCTCTCAAGTCAGTAAGCTGGGACCTATTACAGGGCTCACCTCATTTGCTCCCCATCACTAAGGAATCACTGTCCTTTGTTGTCAGATATTCAGCATACTTAAAATCATTATTTCATGTCTTTTGTGTGCTTCCAAGATTGTGTTTTGTTCATGTAGTTGCTGTTTTATTTCAGGTAGAAGGGTAAAATCTGACCCATGTGACTCTCTCTTGGCTGGAGGCAGAAATCCAAAACATGCTTTTAAGAGGGCTTTTGATTAGTGCTTAATCAATTTTACACACTCAGTTAATTAAGTTCCTTTAAACATTTTAAGctgtatttataaaattaatatattctatttctGTTTAAAGACTTCAGTTGtctggttaaaaaacaaaacctttgcaaatactttcttaaaaattctataaatctaataaaataaatgactAAGCTTTGCAAGTAACTATGTAATTCTATAAACCTAATAACTAAATGTTTAAGTGTAGTGAATCTTAAGTTCTCTTAACTGCTCTACTATTGTTTACAACCTTAGCAAGGTTTCTAAGTAAAATCACAAATTTAAACCAATTAACGATATGTTTTAAATAGGAACTGCAAGGTTGACATGTAATTCTAAATGGTCAAGTTCTCTTGAACATCTCAAATATACTAAGTGGTAAATATGAAACGATTCtttaatacaataataataataataataaagcaggTCGAAGGGCCAAAGCCCTTTCCACACTGGGTGGGCTGTGAGGCCAGCAGGAACAGAGGTTTTGAGAATGAAGTCCCAAGAACGGGAAGGAGTGTTACGATGCTAGGAGAAtaactcctctttctctcttgcaGACCTTGGCAAGGACACATCTATTTGGGATGGGGGAGGGTGTATCACTAGAGAAGACCGGCTGGACCCCCAGTGCACGCCGCTGTTGGAGAGGCAAGTGGCAGGTGAGGCAATAGCAGCCGTGGGACGCCTCCTGCAAAATGGCTGGGGGGGTATCTGGACAAAGCTAAAGGGAAACATTCTACAGCCCCTGTGCTCAGACACTTTCAGGATGCTTTAAGGGTGGAAAAGACTTGGGTTGAAGAGCCCCGTATCAGAATAGAATGTACAATAAGTGGGCACAGCTACATACGGGAACCGATTTGCAGGTAATACCAGAAAATGGATGGTAACACTGTCATGCGTTGGCAAACAGGTTCACAAAAAGCCAAGGTTTTAGGTCAAACAATGAAGGACCATAACCACTGTTGatgatgaaatgaaataaattctaATGATTTAGACAGGGAATCGTACACAATCATCTTCCCATGATGATTCCACTGATATATTGAAtgaaaaaacattgaaaaaaaccACATTCACCTCCACAGCATCCTTGACCAGTGCGACGTCCACAACCCTGACAAGCTCCTCCAAGGGCACTTCAAGCACCACGGCTCCCCCAAAAGCCACCTCCACAGCATCCCCGACCAGCACAACGTCCGAAGCCCCGACACCCTCCTCCAcaggcacttccagcaccacggccaccaccaccgtcacctccacagcatccccGACCAGCACAACGTCCGAAGCCCCGACACCCTCCTCCAcaggcacttccagcaccacGGCCAGCACCACCGtcacctccacagcatccccGACCAGCACAACGTCCAAAGCCCCGACACCCTCCTCCAcaggcacttccagcaccacGGCAAGCACCACCGTCACCTACACAGCATCCCCGACCAGCACAACGTCCGAAACCCCGACACCCTCCTCCACAGGCACTTCCAGCACGACAGATCCCACCACCACAGtcacctccacagcatccccGACCACCACAACGTCCAAAGCCCCTACACCCTCCTCCAcaggcacttccagcaccacGGCCACCACCACTGtcacctccacagcatccccGACCAGCACAATGTCCGAAGCCCCGACGTCCTCCTCCACAGGCACTTCCAGCACCTCGGCCAACACCACCGtcacctccacagcatccccGACCAGCACAACGTCCGAAGCCCCGACACCCTCCTCCAcaggcacttccagcaccacAGATCCCACCACAGtcacctccacagcatccccGACCAGCACAACGTCCAAAGCCCCGACACCCTCCTCCAcaggcacttccagcaccacagatcccaccaccaccgtcacctccacagcatccccGACCACCACAACGTCCAAAGCCCCTACACCCTCCTCCAcaggcacttccagcaccacggccaccaccaccgtcacctccacagcatccccGACCAGCACAACGTCAAAAGCCCCGACGTCCTCCTCGACAGGCACGTCCAGCACCACGGCCACTGCCACCATCACCTCCGCAGAATCCCCGACAAGCACAACGTCCGAAGCCCCGACACCCTCCTCCAcaggcacttccagcaccacggccaccaccaccgtcacctccacagcatccccGACCAGCACAACGTCCAAAGCCCCGACACCCTCCTCCACAGCCACTTCCAGCACCACAGATCccaccaccaccgtcacctccacagcatccccGACCAGCACAACGTCCGAAGCCCCGACGTCCTCCTCCACAGGCACTTCCAGCACGACAGATCccaccaccaccgtcacctccacagcatccccGACCAGCACAACGTCCGAAGCCCCGACACCCTCCTCCAcaggcacttccagcaccacGGCCAGCACCACCGtcacctccacagcatccccGACCAGCACAACGTCCGAAGCCCCGACACCCTCCTCCAcaggcacttccagcaccacagctcccaccaccaccgtcacctccacagcatccccGACCAGCACAACGTCCAAAGCCCCGACGCCCTCCTCCAcaggcacttccagcaccacAGATCCCACCACCGtcacctccacagcatccccGACCAGCACAACGTCCAAAGCCCCGACACCCTCCTCCAcaggcacttccagcaccacagctcccaccaccaccgtcacctccacagcatccccGACCAGCACAACGTCCAAAGCCCCGACGCCCTCCTCCAcaggcacttccagcaccacAGATCCCACCACCGtcacctccacagcatccccGACCAGCACAACGTCCAAAGCTCCGACACCCTCCTCCAcaggcacttccagcaccacGGCCACCACCATCGtcacctccacagcatccccGACCAGCACAACGTCCAAAGCCCCGACGCCCTCCTCCAcaggcacttccagcaccacagatcccaccaccaccgtcacctccacagcatccccGACCACCACAACATCCAAAGCCCCGACACCCTCCTCCACAGGCACGTCCAGCACCACAGATCccaccaccaccgtcacctcCAAAGATTCCCCGACCAGCACAACGTCCGAAGCCCCGACACCCTCCTCCAcaggcacttccagcaccacAGATCCCACCACCACTGtcacctccacagcatccccGACCAGCACAACGTCCGAAGCCCTGACACCCTCCTCCAcaggcacttccagcaccacggccaccaccaccgtcacctccacagcatccccGACCAGCACAACGTCCAAAGCCCCGACGTCCTCCTCGAcaggcacttccagcaccacggccaccaccaccgtcacctcTACAGCATCCCCGACCAGCACAACGTCCGAAGCCCCGACACCCTCCTCCAcaggcacttccagcaccacggctcccaccaccaccgtcacctccacagcatccccGACCAGCACAACGTCCAAAGCCCCGACACCCTCCTCCAcaggcacttccagcaccacggctcccaccaccaccgtcacctccacagcatccccGACCAGCACAACATCCAAAGCCCCGACGTCCTCCTCGACGGGCACTTCCAGCACCACGGCTCCCACCACTGtcacctccacagcatccccGACCAGCACAACGTCCGAAGCCCCGACACCCTCCTCCAcaggcacttccagcaccacagatcccaccaccaccgtcacctccacagcatccccGACCAGCACAACGTCCGAAGCCCTGACACCCTCCTCCACGG
Above is a window of Dasypus novemcinctus isolate mDasNov1 chromosome 23, mDasNov1.1.hap2, whole genome shotgun sequence DNA encoding:
- the LOC105745051 gene encoding large ribosomal subunit protein eL32-like — translated: MAALRPLVKPKIVKKRTRKVIRHKSDRYVKIKCNWWKPRGIDNRVWRRFKGQILMPTISYGSNKKMKHVLPSVFRKFLVHNVKELEVLLMCNKSYCAEIAHNVSSKNCKAIVERAAQLAIRVTNPNARLRSEDNE